A genomic region of Actinomycetota bacterium contains the following coding sequences:
- the chrA gene encoding chromate efflux transporter: MPKRQDRRRDLVALARLFAWLSVTAFGGPASHIAMMRRELVERRGWLSDTEFLDLLGASNVIPGPTSTEVAMHVGRRRAGVAGLVVCGVAFIGPAAVIVGILAVCYRRYGTTPAVGDIFDGIKPVVVAIVAIAVIRLSQAAIRSASLAVIAAAVLALYLAGINEPVLLLAAAAVAALASGSPRPDTIASVALIAAPAVAGVHTEHADIPRIFALFFKIGALLFGSGYVLLAFLRRDLVISRGWLTNTQLLDAIAVGQFTPGPLFTTATFVGYLLGGTPGAVAATVGIFLPSFLMVAALEPVIARMRRSGATAAALDGLNTGAVALMAGVTWFLGRDAIVDLPTALLAAAAAITLVRWKLNPVWMIALGAVVGLLIHAG; the protein is encoded by the coding sequence ATGCCGAAGCGACAGGACCGGCGCCGGGACCTCGTTGCGCTCGCTCGTCTTTTCGCGTGGCTCAGCGTCACCGCCTTCGGGGGCCCCGCCTCCCACATCGCCATGATGCGGCGAGAGTTGGTGGAGCGACGCGGCTGGCTGAGCGACACCGAGTTCCTCGATCTCCTCGGCGCGAGCAATGTCATTCCCGGTCCCACGTCGACCGAGGTCGCCATGCACGTGGGGCGCCGCCGCGCGGGAGTGGCAGGGCTCGTGGTCTGCGGCGTGGCGTTCATCGGCCCCGCGGCCGTGATCGTCGGGATCCTGGCGGTCTGCTATCGCCGCTACGGCACGACCCCCGCGGTCGGCGACATCTTCGACGGCATCAAGCCCGTCGTGGTCGCCATTGTCGCGATCGCCGTGATCCGACTGAGCCAGGCCGCGATCCGCAGCGCGAGCCTCGCGGTGATCGCCGCGGCGGTGCTGGCGCTCTACCTGGCCGGCATCAACGAGCCGGTCCTGCTGCTCGCAGCGGCGGCCGTGGCGGCGCTCGCATCCGGGTCCCCTCGGCCCGACACCATCGCATCAGTCGCACTCATCGCTGCACCGGCGGTCGCCGGCGTCCACACCGAGCACGCCGACATCCCGCGCATCTTCGCCCTCTTCTTCAAGATCGGAGCGTTGCTCTTCGGCAGCGGCTACGTCCTGCTCGCGTTCTTGCGTCGCGACCTCGTGATCTCGCGGGGCTGGCTCACCAACACCCAGCTGCTGGACGCCATCGCGGTCGGGCAGTTCACCCCCGGCCCGCTGTTCACGACCGCCACGTTCGTCGGCTACCTCCTCGGCGGCACCCCGGGCGCTGTCGCCGCCACCGTCGGCATCTTCCTGCCATCGTTCCTCATGGTCGCCGCCCTCGAACCCGTCATCGCCCGCATGCGCCGCTCCGGCGCGACCGCAGCGGCGCTCGACGGCCTCAACACCGGCGCCGTCGCGTTGATGGCCGGCGTCACATGGTTCCTCGGCCGCGATGCCATTGTTGACCTACCCACCGCGCTGCTCGCCGCGGCGGCTGCCATCACGCTCGTCCGATGGAAGCTCAACCCGGTCTGGATGATCGCCCTCGGTGCCGTCGTCGGATTGCTCATCCACGCCGGGTGA
- a CDS encoding polysaccharide lyase, giving the protein MSLPRGSPRRWRAHLVGLTAVVGAACAVAACGPPPQVAPLERRPVLDALGIPPLDHVRLTTVYATGFEKDSDLAGFYVTPQSAMTRHEVRTGNAHAGQRVHVGWLTGVTGTELVDGPNHRGYPTIQLQKRPVGKCTTPCLIEFWARLDDVTLQRGEWFSLATFSADASDGWTRVVTVNVGWEGWLHLFHVPDQGVGDREFQRTDLPFPRGKWVRITTWMDFDPDHGAAAVWQDGVLLSAAHVNGGDGSLYQMHFGLYAPPSLTSGTVANDDIAVYQARKTQT; this is encoded by the coding sequence ATGTCGCTGCCGCGCGGGTCCCCACGGCGCTGGAGGGCCCACCTCGTGGGACTGACCGCGGTCGTCGGCGCCGCGTGCGCCGTCGCGGCGTGTGGCCCGCCCCCTCAGGTAGCGCCGCTCGAGCGTCGCCCCGTCCTCGACGCACTCGGCATCCCCCCGCTCGACCACGTCCGGCTCACGACGGTCTACGCCACGGGATTCGAGAAGGACTCCGACCTCGCCGGCTTCTATGTCACACCGCAGAGCGCGATGACCCGTCACGAGGTTCGAACCGGCAACGCGCATGCCGGGCAACGGGTCCACGTGGGCTGGCTCACGGGCGTCACCGGAACCGAACTCGTCGACGGTCCGAATCACCGCGGGTACCCGACGATCCAGTTGCAGAAAAGGCCGGTCGGCAAGTGCACGACGCCCTGTCTCATCGAGTTCTGGGCGCGGCTCGACGACGTGACGCTCCAGCGGGGTGAGTGGTTCAGCCTGGCGACGTTCTCGGCCGATGCGTCGGACGGGTGGACGCGGGTGGTCACGGTGAACGTCGGCTGGGAGGGTTGGCTGCATCTCTTCCACGTCCCCGACCAAGGGGTCGGTGATCGGGAGTTCCAGCGCACCGACCTTCCCTTCCCGCGCGGGAAATGGGTACGGATCACGACGTGGATGGATTTCGACCCCGACCACGGCGCGGCGGCGGTGTGGCAGGACGGCGTGCTCCTGTCGGCCGCGCACGTGAACGGCGGTGACGGCTCGCTTTACCAGATGCACTTCGGGCTCTACGCCCCTCCCTCGCTCACGAGCGGCACCGTGGCCAACGACGACATCGCGGTCTACCAGGCGAGGAAGACGCAAACCTGA
- a CDS encoding NAD(P)/FAD-dependent oxidoreductase gives MRVVVLGAGFGGLELTTRLSDEFGDAADVVLIDQSDGFIFGFSKLDVMFGRTGPDAVHHPYRDLVKPGVQFVQATVTAIDPVAKRVETDAGTFDADILVVALGADLHPEATPGLLEGGHEFYTVEGAFGLRDVLADFDGGRVIVGVTSTPFKCPPAPSETALLVHDHLTRLGLRERSEIALVMPLPVPIPPSPAASQALLVAFEERGVDWYPERLVRGLDPARNVATFADGSEMPYDLFLGVPVHRVPTVVAESGMTVDGWIPVDAMTLETSYPGVFAVGDVTSVGTPKAGVFAEGQAAVAAERIAAIIRGEDGSSEYDGHGLCYLEFGHDEVARVDVMFVSGRPPTGTFDAPSHAIALDKEVFGSSRIQRWFGRAWTNLGTPR, from the coding sequence ATGCGCGTTGTCGTCCTCGGAGCCGGGTTTGGCGGGTTGGAGCTCACGACCAGGTTGTCGGACGAGTTCGGAGACGCAGCCGACGTCGTGTTGATCGATCAGAGCGACGGGTTCATCTTCGGGTTCTCGAAGCTCGACGTCATGTTCGGTCGGACCGGGCCCGATGCGGTCCATCATCCCTACCGCGACCTCGTCAAGCCAGGTGTTCAGTTCGTGCAGGCGACGGTGACCGCGATCGATCCCGTCGCCAAGCGCGTCGAGACCGACGCGGGGACCTTCGACGCCGACATCCTGGTGGTCGCCCTCGGCGCCGATCTTCACCCGGAGGCCACGCCCGGGTTGCTCGAGGGAGGTCACGAGTTCTACACGGTCGAAGGGGCGTTCGGGCTACGTGACGTGTTGGCCGACTTCGACGGTGGTCGGGTGATCGTCGGCGTGACGTCGACGCCCTTCAAGTGTCCGCCCGCTCCGAGCGAGACGGCTCTGCTGGTGCACGATCACCTGACGCGGCTCGGGCTGCGGGAACGCTCGGAGATCGCGCTCGTGATGCCGTTGCCGGTGCCCATCCCGCCGTCACCCGCAGCCTCGCAGGCGCTGCTCGTCGCGTTCGAGGAGCGGGGCGTCGATTGGTACCCCGAACGACTCGTGCGCGGGCTCGACCCCGCTCGCAACGTCGCCACGTTCGCCGACGGAAGCGAGATGCCCTACGACCTGTTCCTCGGAGTGCCTGTGCACCGCGTGCCCACGGTGGTGGCCGAATCGGGCATGACCGTCGACGGATGGATCCCCGTCGACGCGATGACGCTCGAGACCTCGTACCCGGGAGTCTTCGCTGTCGGCGACGTAACGAGCGTCGGAACACCGAAGGCGGGCGTCTTCGCCGAAGGACAGGCCGCGGTGGCCGCGGAGCGCATCGCGGCGATCATCCGCGGCGAAGACGGCTCCTCGGAGTACGACGGTCACGGCCTGTGCTACCTCGAGTTCGGGCACGACGAGGTCGCGCGGGTCGACGTCATGTTCGTGAGTGGGCGACCGCCGACGGGGACCTTCGACGCCCCGTCTCACGCCATCGCCTTGGACAAAGAGGTGTTCGGGTCCAGCCGCATCCAGCGCTGGTTCGGTCGCGCCTGGACCAACCTGGGCACACCGCGCTGA
- a CDS encoding pilus assembly protein, translating to MRAMGQRGRTPWRRHGVERGAALVEFALILPVFMILVLGTFTGAIAYNQKLDLAHAANEGARYGGTLPQNQTTFTSPATNWATAVQQVVVERSSGDLSASQVCVALVDGSPPAAVDASHQVNLPAGQSNCYDDGSGDTGKRVQVTVARPGTLEALVFTMNLNLSARAVAKFESDT from the coding sequence ATGAGAGCGATGGGTCAACGCGGGCGCACGCCCTGGCGCCGCCATGGAGTCGAACGAGGCGCGGCACTGGTCGAGTTCGCCCTCATCCTGCCGGTCTTCATGATCCTGGTGCTGGGGACCTTCACCGGCGCCATCGCATACAACCAGAAGCTCGATCTCGCCCACGCCGCCAACGAAGGCGCGCGGTATGGCGGAACGCTGCCGCAAAACCAGACAACGTTCACCTCGCCCGCCACCAACTGGGCCACGGCGGTCCAACAAGTGGTGGTCGAGCGCTCGTCCGGTGATCTCTCCGCCTCACAGGTGTGCGTGGCCCTGGTGGACGGCAGCCCACCCGCCGCAGTCGACGCCAGCCACCAGGTCAACCTGCCTGCCGGCCAGTCCAACTGCTACGACGACGGCAGTGGTGATACCGGCAAGCGCGTCCAGGTCACCGTGGCGCGTCCGGGGACGCTCGAGGCGCTGGTGTTCACCATGAACCTCAATCTTTCGGCCCGGGCTGTGGCGAAGTTCGAGTCGGACACCTGA
- a CDS encoding helix-turn-helix domain-containing protein — protein sequence MGHARHVVKGEPLLLTVVEAAAMLGVGRTTAYELIAGGELQVVHIGRSARVPLVAVHRYVDGLVSPPRRTIRSAPRQRTASQPPLPFIDLTRD from the coding sequence ATGGGTCATGCGCGGCATGTCGTGAAGGGTGAGCCGTTGCTACTGACGGTCGTCGAGGCGGCGGCGATGCTGGGCGTCGGCCGGACGACGGCGTACGAACTGATCGCCGGCGGAGAGCTCCAGGTCGTCCACATCGGCCGCTCGGCGCGAGTCCCGCTCGTAGCAGTCCACCGGTATGTCGACGGGTTGGTGTCACCGCCTCGTCGTACGATTCGGTCAGCACCTCGCCAGAGGACCGCTTCGCAGCCACCGCTGCCCTTCATTGACCTCACGAGGGACTGA
- a CDS encoding site-specific integrase, whose translation MASISKRLTAAGEARYDVRYRAGGRAVEEAFKRRQDADNRVRQIEAERLTGPIADPRRGRERLTDFADRWLETRLVKGKPLAPTTKQGYVWLLGRNIETTIGEYELARITPSVVRDWYAKVTVTAGRDQAAKSYRLLRAILNTAVDDELIGRNPRRIRGGGSERADERPMIDAALVFKLADSINARLRALVLLAGFVGLRTGELLGLRRCDLDLENARLTVLVQAQQVVGQGRVVTGPKSEAGQRTVSLPKVVIEALEKHLANYGQPGEAGVLFRGPRGEPITRALLSKEWQAARMAAGAPEGLRIHDLRHHAATLTARMPGITTKELMARIGHASPRAALIYQHATEQRDREIAAYLDEAIPEP comes from the coding sequence ATGGCTTCGATCTCGAAGCGCCTCACAGCGGCCGGAGAGGCTCGCTACGACGTCCGCTACCGCGCCGGTGGTCGAGCCGTCGAGGAGGCGTTCAAGCGGCGCCAGGACGCCGACAACCGGGTCCGCCAGATCGAGGCCGAGAGGCTCACGGGACCGATCGCTGATCCCCGTCGCGGGCGCGAGAGGCTGACCGACTTCGCCGATCGGTGGCTCGAGACGAGGCTCGTGAAGGGCAAGCCGCTCGCGCCGACGACGAAGCAGGGCTACGTCTGGCTGCTCGGCCGCAACATCGAGACGACGATCGGCGAGTACGAGCTGGCTCGCATCACGCCGTCCGTCGTTCGCGATTGGTACGCCAAGGTCACCGTCACCGCGGGTCGTGACCAAGCCGCGAAGAGCTACCGGCTGCTCCGAGCGATCCTCAACACGGCTGTCGATGACGAGCTGATCGGCCGCAATCCGCGCCGTATCCGCGGTGGTGGCAGCGAGCGGGCGGACGAGCGGCCGATGATCGACGCAGCGCTCGTCTTCAAGCTCGCGGATTCGATCAACGCGCGCCTGCGGGCGCTCGTGCTCCTCGCCGGGTTCGTCGGCCTGCGGACCGGCGAGCTGCTCGGCCTCCGTCGCTGCGACCTCGACCTCGAGAACGCCCGGCTTACGGTGCTCGTCCAGGCGCAGCAGGTCGTCGGTCAGGGCCGCGTCGTGACCGGACCGAAGTCCGAGGCCGGCCAGCGGACCGTCAGCCTGCCGAAGGTCGTCATCGAGGCGCTCGAGAAGCACCTCGCGAACTACGGACAGCCTGGTGAGGCCGGCGTGCTGTTCAGGGGCCCACGAGGCGAGCCGATCACGCGGGCCCTGCTCTCGAAGGAGTGGCAAGCGGCCCGGATGGCAGCGGGCGCGCCCGAGGGCCTCCGCATCCACGACCTCCGCCACCACGCAGCCACGCTGACGGCGCGCATGCCCGGCATCACCACGAAGGAGCTGATGGCCCGCATCGGCCACGCCTCACCGCGAGCCGCACTCATCTACCAACACGCCACCGAGCAACGCGACCGCGAGATCGCCGCCTACCTCGACGAGGCGATCCCCGAGCCATGA
- a CDS encoding addiction module toxin, HicA family yields the protein MKVHDLIRMVERDGWQLVRQSGSQREYWHPWKFGAVMVAGNLSETVKPGTLASALRQASLNGSR from the coding sequence ATGAAGGTCCACGATCTCATCCGAATGGTCGAGAGGGACGGTTGGCAACTGGTGCGACAGTCCGGCAGCCAGCGTGAGTACTGGCACCCGTGGAAGTTCGGCGCCGTCATGGTCGCCGGTAACCTCAGCGAGACAGTCAAGCCCGGCACGCTTGCGAGCGCCCTGCGACAAGCAAGCCTGAACGGATCACGATGA
- a CDS encoding VOC family virulence protein, giving the protein MLRVLAFDHLVLNVADVERSLAWYSGELGLEALRVDEWRAGQVFFPSVRVSDDTIIDLLQVEPSGNNVDHLCLVVDPVDLDELAASGRFEVVDGPGPRFGARGEGTSLYVRDPDGNTVELRHYG; this is encoded by the coding sequence ATGCTCCGGGTCCTCGCCTTCGACCACCTCGTGCTCAACGTCGCCGACGTCGAGCGCTCGCTCGCGTGGTACTCGGGCGAGCTCGGCCTCGAAGCGCTGCGCGTCGACGAGTGGCGTGCGGGGCAGGTCTTCTTCCCGTCGGTGCGGGTGAGCGACGACACCATCATCGACCTGTTGCAGGTCGAGCCCAGCGGGAACAACGTCGACCACCTCTGCCTGGTGGTCGACCCTGTCGACCTCGACGAGCTGGCCGCGTCGGGGCGCTTCGAGGTGGTCGACGGACCCGGGCCGCGCTTCGGAGCGCGGGGGGAGGGCACCTCGCTCTACGTGCGCGACCCCGACGGCAACACGGTCGAGCTCCGCCACTACGGCTGA
- a CDS encoding class I SAM-dependent methyltransferase translates to MSSWRSHLPEGLGAVTGLGMSAAEMADNPQLSSFVVHDLNREPRLPFDDASFDAVVCAVSVQYLIRPVEVFTDVRRVLRAGGPVVVSFSNRCFPTKAVAIWLANDGAGHRRLVRGYLERGGFGEVRDRSVATTDDPLDVVWARAPVSMG, encoded by the coding sequence ATGTCGTCGTGGCGTTCGCATCTTCCCGAGGGCCTGGGCGCCGTGACGGGGCTGGGGATGAGCGCCGCCGAGATGGCCGACAACCCGCAGCTCTCGTCGTTCGTGGTCCACGACCTCAATCGTGAGCCGCGTCTGCCGTTCGACGACGCCTCGTTCGACGCCGTCGTCTGCGCGGTCAGCGTGCAGTACCTGATCCGACCCGTCGAGGTCTTCACCGACGTCCGTCGTGTCCTGCGAGCCGGCGGACCGGTGGTCGTGTCGTTCTCCAACCGGTGCTTCCCGACCAAAGCCGTCGCCATCTGGCTGGCGAACGACGGCGCCGGACATCGCCGCCTGGTGCGCGGCTACCTCGAGCGCGGTGGCTTCGGCGAGGTACGCGACCGTTCGGTCGCCACGACCGACGATCCGCTCGACGTGGTGTGGGCCCGGGCCCCCGTCAGTATGGGCTGA
- a CDS encoding alpha-hydroxy-acid oxidizing protein — protein MTGLDLPGLEEQARQVLPASTYDFLAGGADDELTLCDSLAAWSRLRLWPRVLRDVAVVDTSTTVLGAPVAAPILVAPIGYQRLVRPEGEAATASGTARAGTLMVVATRSSVAIEDVARAVAPAPWWFQVYVLRDRSRTADLVARAAEAGCRALVLTGDTPVLGRRMRDERNAFRMHIDLESSGRDRGAEQDPSITFAAVEWLAGLAGLPVVVKGVLRADDARTCLDAGAAAITVSNHGGRQLDTAVASADALPAVVDAVAGRGEVYVDGGVRRGSDIVKALALGARAVMVGRPVVWGLAVDGVDGVAHVVEGLRAELARAMALCGAASVGDVTSDLVMPGT, from the coding sequence GTGACCGGACTCGACCTGCCCGGCCTCGAGGAGCAGGCACGCCAGGTGCTCCCGGCGTCGACCTACGACTTCCTCGCAGGCGGGGCGGACGACGAGCTCACGCTCTGCGACAGCCTCGCCGCCTGGTCACGTCTGCGGCTGTGGCCCAGGGTGCTGCGCGACGTCGCCGTGGTCGACACCTCGACCACCGTGCTCGGCGCTCCGGTCGCGGCGCCGATCCTCGTGGCGCCGATCGGGTATCAGCGCCTCGTGCGACCGGAGGGCGAGGCGGCCACCGCGTCGGGCACTGCCCGCGCCGGCACCCTGATGGTGGTGGCCACCCGCTCGAGCGTCGCGATCGAAGATGTCGCGCGTGCCGTCGCTCCTGCGCCGTGGTGGTTCCAGGTGTACGTGTTGCGTGATCGCTCGCGGACGGCCGACCTGGTGGCGCGTGCCGCGGAGGCGGGCTGCCGGGCCCTCGTCCTGACCGGTGACACACCGGTGCTCGGTCGTCGCATGCGCGACGAGCGGAACGCGTTCCGCATGCACATCGATCTCGAGTCCTCCGGCCGTGACCGCGGCGCCGAGCAGGACCCGTCGATCACCTTCGCAGCCGTCGAATGGCTGGCCGGGCTGGCCGGGCTCCCGGTCGTCGTCAAGGGGGTCCTGCGCGCCGACGACGCCCGGACATGCCTCGACGCGGGCGCCGCGGCCATCACCGTCTCGAACCACGGTGGCCGCCAGCTGGACACTGCGGTGGCGTCGGCCGACGCCCTGCCGGCTGTGGTCGACGCCGTCGCGGGCCGCGGCGAGGTCTACGTCGACGGTGGCGTGCGCCGGGGATCCGACATCGTCAAGGCCCTGGCGCTCGGCGCCCGCGCCGTCATGGTGGGGCGGCCGGTGGTGTGGGGTCTGGCCGTCGACGGCGTCGACGGCGTGGCTCACGTCGTCGAGGGGCTGCGTGCCGAGCTCGCACGCGCGATGGCGCTGTGCGGCGCCGCGTCGGTCGGCGACGTGACGTCGGACCTCGTCATGCCTGGAACGTGA
- a CDS encoding ATP-binding protein, producing MSPARSWRPPDARRTRPVVEASALDRYPESIERRTTLGRSLAVVRTARRFVRDVLEDNAVTGEVVETVELLTSEVITNALVHAHSAPELAVRVRHEVVRVEVVDVSPVVPIRRTIETDALSGRGIAIVESLASQWGVADLSARGKTVWFEVAI from the coding sequence ATGAGTCCCGCGAGGAGCTGGCGACCGCCCGACGCGCGGCGGACGAGGCCGGTCGTCGAAGCGAGCGCGCTCGACCGGTACCCTGAGAGCATCGAGCGACGAACGACACTCGGCCGGTCTCTCGCCGTCGTGCGCACGGCTCGTCGGTTCGTACGCGACGTGCTCGAGGACAATGCGGTGACCGGTGAGGTCGTCGAGACGGTCGAGCTGCTCACGAGTGAGGTCATCACCAACGCGCTCGTGCACGCGCACTCCGCACCCGAGCTGGCCGTCCGTGTGCGGCACGAGGTGGTGCGCGTCGAGGTCGTCGACGTCAGCCCCGTCGTTCCCATCCGGCGCACGATCGAGACCGACGCGCTCTCGGGACGCGGCATCGCGATCGTCGAGTCGCTCGCCTCGCAGTGGGGGGTCGCGGATCTGTCGGCCCGGGGCAAGACGGTCTGGTTCGAGGTTGCGATCTGA
- a CDS encoding enoyl-CoA hydratase/isomerase family protein: MALTPDAALDLLRSPFALEDLGGSEAFVVDATGGTVELGAVAATLRTLPCVTVAVAPGPLPERAPAWVAPFDVVVTEDEVDDLTAAVRRSPVASLALAQLLRVGEALDVWRGLFAESTVYSMLQAGPEFARWLAARPAGRAHSQVEPALIVSRDGARVHVTLNRPTVHNAFGAAMRDELVATLRTVVADPSVAEVRVDGAGPSFCSGGDLDEFGSLPDPATAHLVRMTRSPAWWLAQCAGRTSVALHGACIGAGIELAAFARDVTATDDAHFQLPEVAFGLVPGAGGTVSLPRRIGRHRTAWLALSGRRIDAATALAWGLVDRVSGRPHHR, encoded by the coding sequence ATGGCGCTCACGCCGGACGCGGCTCTCGACCTGCTGCGTTCGCCGTTCGCCCTCGAGGACCTCGGCGGCTCCGAGGCGTTCGTCGTCGATGCGACCGGCGGGACCGTCGAGCTGGGCGCGGTGGCGGCGACCCTGCGGACGCTCCCCTGTGTGACGGTGGCCGTCGCTCCCGGACCATTGCCGGAACGAGCGCCGGCGTGGGTCGCGCCCTTCGACGTGGTGGTCACGGAGGACGAGGTCGACGATCTCACCGCAGCGGTCCGGCGCAGTCCCGTGGCTTCACTCGCGCTCGCGCAGCTCCTGCGCGTGGGCGAAGCCCTCGACGTGTGGAGGGGCCTGTTCGCCGAATCGACGGTGTACTCGATGTTGCAGGCCGGCCCCGAGTTCGCGCGCTGGCTGGCCGCACGCCCCGCGGGTCGCGCGCACTCGCAAGTCGAGCCGGCGCTGATCGTCTCCCGCGATGGCGCACGCGTCCATGTCACACTCAACCGCCCGACCGTGCACAACGCCTTCGGCGCCGCGATGCGCGACGAGCTCGTCGCGACCCTCCGCACCGTCGTCGCCGACCCCTCGGTCGCCGAGGTGCGCGTCGATGGCGCCGGACCCTCGTTCTGCAGTGGCGGCGACCTGGACGAGTTCGGCAGCTTGCCCGACCCGGCCACCGCCCACCTCGTGCGCATGACGCGCAGCCCGGCCTGGTGGCTCGCTCAGTGCGCGGGCCGCACGTCGGTCGCGCTGCACGGCGCGTGCATCGGGGCCGGCATCGAGCTGGCCGCGTTCGCCCGTGACGTGACCGCCACCGACGACGCGCACTTCCAACTGCCCGAGGTGGCCTTCGGCCTCGTGCCCGGCGCGGGCGGCACCGTCAGCCTGCCCCGGCGCATCGGCCGGCACCGCACGGCCTGGCTGGCGCTGTCCGGTCGCCGGATCGACGCCGCCACGGCCTTGGCGTGGGGCCTCGTCGACCGCGTCAGTGGAAGACCTCACCACCGTTGA
- a CDS encoding SDR family oxidoreductase yields MLLQDKVAVVSGVGPGLGKEIALALVREGASVVMGARTEAYLRELADEIDRAGGQVAFAPTDITDVEQCRRLVGTAVDRFGRVDALVNNAFVPDAFELFEDVDLDKWRHIFDVNVFGSLQLTKEVIGPMKAQGGGSIVFINSMVIRKILPHQGGYAASKGALMTAAQVLAKELGPHRIRVNSVVPGWMWGPSVEGLFQWRARKGPSVQEQYDAVAKDIPLGLIPPDDDCANAVVFFVSDLAAVVTGQALDVNGGEVFH; encoded by the coding sequence ATGCTGCTGCAGGACAAGGTCGCGGTTGTGTCCGGCGTGGGCCCCGGCCTGGGCAAGGAGATCGCACTCGCGCTGGTGCGCGAGGGCGCGAGCGTGGTGATGGGCGCCCGCACCGAGGCCTACCTGCGGGAGCTTGCCGACGAGATCGACCGCGCCGGTGGTCAGGTGGCCTTCGCCCCGACCGACATCACCGACGTCGAGCAGTGCCGGCGGTTGGTGGGGACCGCGGTGGACCGCTTCGGCCGCGTCGACGCGCTCGTGAACAACGCGTTCGTACCGGACGCGTTCGAGCTGTTCGAGGACGTCGACCTCGACAAGTGGCGCCACATCTTCGATGTCAACGTGTTCGGGTCGCTGCAGCTGACAAAGGAGGTGATCGGCCCGATGAAGGCTCAGGGCGGCGGGTCGATCGTCTTCATCAACTCCATGGTCATCCGCAAGATCCTTCCCCATCAGGGCGGTTACGCGGCGTCCAAGGGCGCGCTGATGACTGCTGCCCAGGTCCTCGCGAAGGAGCTCGGGCCCCACCGCATCCGGGTCAACTCGGTGGTGCCCGGCTGGATGTGGGGCCCCTCGGTGGAGGGATTGTTCCAGTGGCGGGCAAGGAAAGGGCCCTCGGTGCAGGAGCAGTACGACGCCGTCGCCAAGGACATCCCGCTCGGGCTGATCCCGCCCGACGACGACTGCGCGAACGCGGTCGTCTTCTTCGTGTCCGACCTCGCCGCGGTGGTGACCGGACAGGCCCTCGACGTCAACGGTGGTGAGGTCTTCCACTGA
- a CDS encoding SDR family oxidoreductase: MLLEGRVAVVSGVGPGMGRDISLALAGAGADLVLGARTSSALEAVGEQVEALGRQVRCVPTDITDPDQCRRLVDAASGLGRVDVLVNNAFAEEDWRRFDGFDVERWRLPFEVNVFGTLRLSQAAVPHMRAGGGGSIVMITTLSIHMVNPVLGGYAASKRSLTSAAQAMARELGAHAIRVNCVAPGHIWGRSLQHYFEFLAERRGVTAQAVYDEIAATTALNHIATSEEIARVVLFFASDLSRVITGQTLDVNCGRTFS; the protein is encoded by the coding sequence ATGCTGCTCGAAGGACGCGTCGCCGTCGTCTCCGGGGTCGGCCCCGGCATGGGCCGCGACATCTCGCTCGCGCTGGCCGGCGCGGGCGCCGACCTGGTGCTGGGCGCGCGCACCTCGTCCGCGCTGGAGGCGGTTGGGGAGCAGGTCGAAGCGCTGGGTCGACAGGTGCGGTGCGTCCCCACCGACATCACCGACCCCGACCAGTGCCGGCGGCTGGTCGACGCGGCGAGCGGTCTCGGGCGCGTCGACGTGCTGGTGAACAACGCCTTCGCCGAGGAGGACTGGCGCCGGTTCGACGGCTTCGACGTCGAGCGTTGGCGCCTTCCGTTCGAGGTCAACGTGTTCGGCACCTTGCGGCTCTCGCAGGCGGCCGTGCCCCACATGAGGGCGGGGGGTGGCGGGTCGATCGTCATGATCACCACCTTGTCGATCCACATGGTGAACCCCGTGCTGGGCGGCTACGCGGCATCGAAGCGGTCGCTCACGTCGGCCGCGCAGGCCATGGCACGCGAGCTCGGCGCGCACGCGATCAGGGTCAACTGCGTCGCCCCGGGCCACATCTGGGGCCGGTCGTTGCAGCACTACTTCGAGTTCCTGGCCGAGCGGCGCGGCGTCACCGCCCAGGCTGTCTACGACGAGATCGCGGCTACGACCGCGCTGAACCACATCGCCACATCGGAGGAGATCGCACGTGTCGTCCTCTTCTTCGCGTCCGACCTGTCGCGCGTCATCACCGGCCAGACGCTCGATGTGAACTGCGGCCGGACATTCAGTTGA